One Silene latifolia isolate original U9 population chromosome 4, ASM4854445v1, whole genome shotgun sequence DNA segment encodes these proteins:
- the LOC141653598 gene encoding serine/threonine-protein kinase STY13-like isoform X2 translates to MSGEYNKRGNKRGVDPNPNSVSRKGSITGESLSSPLSLPLPQQLFIDETLLVDPKLLFIGSKIGEGAHGKVYEGRYHDRIVAIKVLNRGSTSDERAVLEDRFIREVNMMSRVKHENLVKFIGACKDPLMVIVAELLPGLSLRKYLNSLRPKQLELDVALRYALDIAKAMACLHANGIIHRDLKPDNLLLTVDHKSVKLADFGLAREETLTEMMTAETGTYRWMAPELYSTVTLRQGEKKHYNNKQDRPIIPDDVPPDLVFIIQSCWVEDPNLRPSFSQIIRMLNVFLYTLAPPPPPPVPPQKPTSDDNQTGSPSNNAIIEFSVRARGKFSFIRQLFTATKRTKNLQ, encoded by the exons ATGAGTGGGGAGTATAATAAGAGGGGGAATAAAAGAGGTGTTGACCCGAACCCGAACTCGGTCTCGAGAAAAGGGTCGATTACTGGAGAGTCGTTATCGTCACCGCTGTCGCTGCCGCTGCCACAGCAGTTgtttattgatgaaactttgtTGGTTGACCCAAAGTTGTTGTTTATAGGGTCTAAGATTGGGGAGGGAGCTCATGGCAAGGTTTATGAAGGGAG ATATCATGACAGGATTGTTGCTATTAAAGTTCTTAATCGTGGGAGTACCAGTGACGAAAGGGCTGTACTTGAAGATCGGTTTATACGGGAGGTTAACATGATGTCTAGAGTCAAACATGAAAACCTTGTCAAG TTTATTGGAGCGTGCAAGGATCCTTTGATGGTTATAGTTGCGGAATTATTACCAGGGCTATCGTTGCGGAAGTATTTAAATAGTCTTCGGCCAAAGCAATTAGAACTGGATGTGGCATTGCGCTATGCTCTTGACATTGCAAAAGCCATGGCCTGTCTGCATGCAAATGGAATAATACACAGAGATCTAAAACCTG ATAATTTGCTGCTTACGGTTGATCACAAGTCTGTGAAGTTGGCAGATTTTGGTCTTGCAAGAGAAGAAACTCTAACTGAGATGATGACAGCTGAAACCGGGACATACCGTTGGATGGCCCCTGAG TTGTATAGCACTGTCACTTTGCGGCAAGGAGAGAAGAAGCATTATAACAACAAG CAAGATAGGCCAATTATCCCAGATGATGTACCCCCAGATCTCGTATTTATCATACAATCTTGTTGGGTTGAAGACCCTAACTTGCGGCCTAGCTTCAGCCAGATTATTCGCATGCTCAATGTTTTCCTGTATACACTcgcaccgccaccaccaccacctgtcCCACCACAGAAGCCTACGTCTGACGACAATCAAACTGGTTCACCGAGTAATAATGCAATTATAGAGTTCTCAGTGCGTGCAAGGGGTAAATTTTCTTTTATCCGTCAACTTTTTACCGCTACTAAGAGGACGAAAAACTTACAATGA
- the LOC141653599 gene encoding xyloglucan endotransglucosylase protein 2-like, translating to MRGCNEKMTIILLMCIVSGVMGAAPKKPVDVPFGRNYIPTWAFDHIKYSNGGSDIQLMLDNYTGTGFQSKGSYLFGHFSMRIKMVPGDSAGTVTAFYLSSQNSEHDEIDFEFLGNRTGQPYILQTNVFTGGKGDREQRIYLWFDPTKDYHSYSVLWNLYQIVFFVDDVPIRVFKNCKDLGVKFPFNQPMKLYSSLWNADDWATRGGLEKTDWSKAPFVASYRGFHIDGCEASVEAKYCATQGKRWWDQKEYQDLDRYQYRRLRWVRTKFTIYNYCKDTVRSAKVPPECKRDRDLY from the exons ATGAGAGGATGTAATGAAAAGATGACGATTATACTACTAATGTGTATAGTAAGTGGAGTAATGGGAGCAGCCCCTAAGAAGCCAGTGGACGTACCATTTGGAAGAAATTATATACCAACATGGGCTTTTGACCATATCAAGTACTCTAATGGTGGCTCTGATATTCAACTTATGCTTGACAACTACACTG GGACGGGCTTTCAGTCTAAGGGTTCGTATCTGTTCGGTCACTTTAGCATGCGTATCAAGATGGTGCCTGGGGATTCGGCTGGGACCGTGACCGCTTTCTAT CTATCGTCTCAAAACTCAGAGCACGACGAAATAGATTTCGAGTTCTTGGGGAATAGAACCGGACAGCCCTACATATTACAGACCAATGTGTTCACAGGAGGAAAGGGGGACAGAGAACAAAGAATCTATCTTTGGTTTGATCCTACCAAGGATTATCACTCTTATTCTGTACTCTGGAATCTTTATCAGATTGT ATTCTTTGTGGACGACGTACCAATAAGGGTGTTCAAGAACTGCAAGGATCTAGGGGTGAAGTTCCCCTTCAACCAGCCTATGAAGTTATACTCAAGTCTATGGAATGCTGACGATTGGGCCACAAGAGGCGGGCTAGAGAAGACAGATTGGTCCAAAGCACCATTTGTGGCGTCTTACCGAGGGTTCCATATCGACGGATGTGAGGCGTCAGTGGAGGCCAAGTACTGTGCAACTCAAGGAAAGAGGTGGTGGGACCAGAAAGAGTATCAAGACCTTGATAGGTATCAATACAGGAGACTCAGGTGGGTTCGCACCAAATTCACCATCTATAACTACTGTAAGGATACAGTGAGATCCGCCAAAGTTCCTCCTGAATGCAAAAGAGACAGAGACCTCTATTGA
- the LOC141653598 gene encoding serine/threonine-protein kinase STY13-like isoform X1, producing the protein MSGEYNKRGNKRGVDPNPNSVSRKGSITGESLSSPLSLPLPQQLFIDETLLVDPKLLFIGSKIGEGAHGKVYEGRYHDRIVAIKVLNRGSTSDERAVLEDRFIREVNMMSRVKHENLVKFIGACKDPLMVIVAELLPGLSLRKYLNSLRPKQLELDVALRYALDIAKAMACLHANGIIHRDLKPDNLLLTVDHKSVKLADFGLAREETLTEMMTAETGTYRWMAPELYSTVTLRQGEKKHYNNKVDVYSFGIVFWELLTNRMPFEGMSNLQAAYAAAFKQDRPIIPDDVPPDLVFIIQSCWVEDPNLRPSFSQIIRMLNVFLYTLAPPPPPPVPPQKPTSDDNQTGSPSNNAIIEFSVRARGKFSFIRQLFTATKRTKNLQ; encoded by the exons ATGAGTGGGGAGTATAATAAGAGGGGGAATAAAAGAGGTGTTGACCCGAACCCGAACTCGGTCTCGAGAAAAGGGTCGATTACTGGAGAGTCGTTATCGTCACCGCTGTCGCTGCCGCTGCCACAGCAGTTgtttattgatgaaactttgtTGGTTGACCCAAAGTTGTTGTTTATAGGGTCTAAGATTGGGGAGGGAGCTCATGGCAAGGTTTATGAAGGGAG ATATCATGACAGGATTGTTGCTATTAAAGTTCTTAATCGTGGGAGTACCAGTGACGAAAGGGCTGTACTTGAAGATCGGTTTATACGGGAGGTTAACATGATGTCTAGAGTCAAACATGAAAACCTTGTCAAG TTTATTGGAGCGTGCAAGGATCCTTTGATGGTTATAGTTGCGGAATTATTACCAGGGCTATCGTTGCGGAAGTATTTAAATAGTCTTCGGCCAAAGCAATTAGAACTGGATGTGGCATTGCGCTATGCTCTTGACATTGCAAAAGCCATGGCCTGTCTGCATGCAAATGGAATAATACACAGAGATCTAAAACCTG ATAATTTGCTGCTTACGGTTGATCACAAGTCTGTGAAGTTGGCAGATTTTGGTCTTGCAAGAGAAGAAACTCTAACTGAGATGATGACAGCTGAAACCGGGACATACCGTTGGATGGCCCCTGAG TTGTATAGCACTGTCACTTTGCGGCAAGGAGAGAAGAAGCATTATAACAACAAGGTAGATGTGTACAGTTTTGGCATTGTGTTTTGGGAATTATTGACAAATCGTATGCCTTTTGAAGGCATGTCCAATTTACAAGCTGCATATGCTGCAGCGTTTAAG CAAGATAGGCCAATTATCCCAGATGATGTACCCCCAGATCTCGTATTTATCATACAATCTTGTTGGGTTGAAGACCCTAACTTGCGGCCTAGCTTCAGCCAGATTATTCGCATGCTCAATGTTTTCCTGTATACACTcgcaccgccaccaccaccacctgtcCCACCACAGAAGCCTACGTCTGACGACAATCAAACTGGTTCACCGAGTAATAATGCAATTATAGAGTTCTCAGTGCGTGCAAGGGGTAAATTTTCTTTTATCCGTCAACTTTTTACCGCTACTAAGAGGACGAAAAACTTACAATGA